In a genomic window of Nocardiopsis mwathae:
- a CDS encoding non-heme iron oxygenase ferredoxin subunit, giving the protein MSNEGFTRICALSDIPEEGALGVEVGDTPVAVVRSEGEVFAISDICSHAEVNLSEGEVEDGTIECWLHGSCFELSSGKPINPPATQPVPTYAVKIDGDDVLVSLDTKNS; this is encoded by the coding sequence ATGAGTAACGAAGGATTCACCAGGATCTGCGCGCTGAGCGACATCCCCGAGGAGGGGGCGCTGGGCGTGGAGGTCGGCGACACTCCGGTGGCCGTCGTCCGCAGCGAGGGCGAGGTGTTCGCGATCAGCGACATCTGCTCGCACGCCGAGGTGAACCTGTCCGAGGGGGAGGTCGAGGACGGCACGATCGAGTGCTGGCTGCACGGTTCGTGCTTCGAGCTCTCGTCGGGCAAGCCGATCAACCCGCCGGCGACGCAGCCGGTCCCCACCTACGCAGTCAAGATCGATGGCGATGACGTGCTCGTCTCGCTGGACACGAAGAATTCCTGA